A single region of the Arthrobacter sp. zg-Y820 genome encodes:
- a CDS encoding lantibiotic dehydratase C-terminal domain-containing protein, giving the protein MSQLTAVRNASRTHSTAQWWTLSFYTGGFDVADGIIGELVTPLAAQAQAKGARRWYYTRCMEPANAHVRLRILAEPEVLERLKFLLAALRDQASGVIGHLEVTHEYSEPATDRPNPGGTEQQNLRMEADLAKYGGVEGLALAEEVFELSSDLGAWATARFPKVQNRWALGSLLLFDSARAMMKGPRSASWPDRRRISWDYYWDSHLRSCTSGFGSRAASVRQAMTVQVAAKVMPTQRLMAATAAESAVENWRRRWFRTIDTYLYRADKARLSRSAQHLTVYQAHMLLNRLGLSLREEAALGLYARSWSVEREAALLDRH; this is encoded by the coding sequence ATGAGTCAGCTGACAGCAGTTCGAAACGCCTCACGAACTCACTCAACCGCACAATGGTGGACGCTCTCCTTCTACACCGGGGGCTTCGATGTAGCGGACGGCATCATTGGAGAGTTGGTTACCCCGCTGGCGGCCCAGGCACAGGCCAAGGGAGCCCGCCGATGGTATTACACGAGGTGCATGGAGCCGGCAAACGCGCACGTGCGGCTCAGGATCCTGGCGGAACCCGAGGTCTTGGAGCGGCTGAAATTCCTGCTGGCGGCGCTCCGGGACCAGGCATCGGGAGTCATCGGCCACCTGGAGGTGACCCACGAGTACAGTGAACCGGCAACTGACCGCCCGAACCCCGGCGGTACAGAGCAGCAAAATCTGCGGATGGAAGCAGATTTGGCCAAGTACGGAGGGGTCGAAGGCCTTGCCCTCGCCGAAGAAGTTTTTGAGCTCTCATCCGACCTCGGGGCATGGGCGACGGCGCGCTTTCCCAAGGTCCAGAACAGGTGGGCCCTCGGCTCCCTGCTGCTCTTTGATTCGGCACGGGCAATGATGAAGGGCCCGCGCTCGGCCAGCTGGCCGGACCGCCGGCGGATCTCCTGGGACTATTACTGGGACAGCCATCTGCGCAGCTGCACGTCAGGCTTTGGTTCGCGGGCCGCCAGCGTGCGGCAGGCGATGACGGTCCAAGTGGCGGCAAAGGTCATGCCCACCCAGCGGCTGATGGCGGCAACGGCGGCTGAATCGGCAGTGGAGAACTGGCGTCGACGCTGGTTTCGGACCATAGACACGTATCTGTACCGCGCCGACAAAGCCCGGCTGAGCCGAAGCGCCCAGCACCTCACCGTCTACCAGGCACACATGCTTCTCAACCGGCTGGGACTTTCGCTCCGTGAAGAAGCGGCTTTGGGACTGTATGCCCGGAGCTGGAGCGTTGAACGCGAAGCAGCACTCCTCGACAGGCATTAG
- a CDS encoding LuxR C-terminal-related transcriptional regulator, which yields MDDVCLAVYRYAVSSPGWRVDEASEALGFTTRSIESAIEQLMERRLLMRANEGPRSRFAAVSPDVALAELVDPDERALLDLRSRIAATRRELAGLAHVFAEASRQASTDAAVEVLEDPDQVMSVLIEYGRSASDCVLMARPGPGATADAQEESIQKDVDLLRQGVRRRTLYHSSIRDHMPTRRAVEIVTAAGGEFRTLPHMLLRIVIFDGKVAVVPRARCADDRAGLVIRDPHLIHLFVRMFDFAWELGEPFLAEDPQPGQLSSLQRSILRALASGQSDEVIARRLGISVRTCRRHIAKMLEDLGAESRFQAGVKAHRAGWI from the coding sequence GTGGATGATGTATGTCTGGCCGTGTACCGGTACGCCGTCAGCAGTCCCGGCTGGAGGGTTGACGAAGCCTCCGAGGCGCTGGGCTTCACCACGCGCTCCATCGAATCGGCCATCGAGCAGCTGATGGAGCGGCGCCTGCTGATGCGGGCCAACGAAGGCCCCCGGAGCAGGTTCGCGGCAGTCTCGCCGGACGTCGCACTGGCGGAACTCGTAGACCCGGACGAACGTGCGCTGCTCGATCTGCGCTCGAGGATCGCCGCGACCCGTCGGGAGCTGGCCGGCCTTGCCCATGTCTTTGCCGAAGCCAGCCGGCAGGCTTCCACCGATGCCGCCGTCGAAGTCCTGGAGGACCCGGACCAGGTGATGAGCGTCCTCATCGAGTACGGCCGCTCCGCATCCGACTGCGTCCTGATGGCGCGCCCCGGCCCGGGAGCCACTGCCGACGCGCAGGAGGAAAGCATCCAGAAGGATGTCGATCTGCTGCGGCAGGGGGTGCGGCGCCGGACGCTCTACCATTCCAGCATCCGGGACCACATGCCCACCCGCAGGGCAGTGGAGATTGTCACGGCAGCAGGCGGCGAATTCCGGACCCTCCCGCACATGCTGCTGCGGATCGTGATCTTCGACGGCAAGGTGGCCGTGGTTCCGCGCGCGCGGTGTGCTGATGACCGGGCCGGATTGGTCATCCGCGACCCCCACCTGATTCACCTCTTCGTGCGCATGTTCGATTTTGCCTGGGAACTTGGCGAGCCGTTCCTGGCAGAAGACCCGCAGCCAGGGCAGCTGAGCAGCCTGCAGCGGTCAATCCTCCGTGCCCTCGCCTCGGGGCAGTCAGATGAGGTCATCGCCCGGAGGTTGGGGATCAGCGTGCGGACCTGCCGCCGGCACATTGCCAAAATGCTGGAGGACCTTGGCGCGGAAAGCCGGTTTCAGGCCGGAGTGAAGGCGCACCGGGCAGGCTGGATTTAG
- a CDS encoding PLP-dependent aminotransferase family protein produces the protein MTFEETSATALNAETQTALERAVASTHRHEALFSDRAFHIKQSAVRDVFDISIRPGLVSLAGGSPYLRSLPLKELGESARSIIADHGLESLQYGAGQGMAELRRQACEVMAAEGIPDADPDDVVITTGSQSAQDVAAKVFCNPGDVVLCEDPTYVGALNAFEAYEVDVHAVPTDSEGLVPEALEQKIAALRGQGKSIKMLYTIPSFNNPSGVTLAAGRRQRIVDICADANILILEDNPYGMLRFDGRPLTPLRAGNPHDVLYLGSFSKIFAPGVRVGWALVPKHLHRRFYLACEAVVLCPSPLTQMLVSAYLRDYDWMQHIRNSRVLYAARCAAMLSALSEHLPDGVNWTVPDGGFFVWLSLPEGVDTYPLLYEAIDAGVVFIPGAAFTPSDEPSNKLRLAFSAVSEEDIREGVRRLAPVLRRALDAAAG, from the coding sequence ATGACTTTCGAGGAGACCTCCGCCACTGCCCTTAACGCGGAGACTCAGACTGCCCTGGAGCGGGCTGTCGCGTCGACCCACCGCCATGAAGCGCTGTTCTCGGACCGGGCGTTCCACATCAAGCAGTCGGCCGTGCGCGATGTTTTCGACATCTCCATCCGGCCCGGGCTGGTGTCCCTGGCAGGCGGCAGCCCCTACCTGCGCTCCCTGCCCCTCAAGGAGCTGGGCGAGTCGGCACGCAGCATCATTGCCGACCACGGCCTGGAATCGCTGCAGTACGGAGCCGGGCAGGGCATGGCCGAACTGCGGCGCCAGGCCTGTGAGGTGATGGCGGCCGAAGGGATCCCCGACGCCGATCCCGACGACGTCGTCATCACCACCGGATCACAGTCAGCACAGGATGTCGCCGCGAAGGTCTTTTGCAACCCCGGCGACGTGGTGCTCTGCGAGGACCCCACCTATGTGGGCGCCCTCAACGCATTCGAAGCCTATGAGGTGGATGTGCACGCCGTGCCGACGGACAGCGAGGGCCTGGTTCCCGAGGCCTTGGAGCAGAAGATCGCCGCGCTGCGCGGGCAGGGCAAGTCCATCAAGATGCTGTACACGATTCCCAGCTTCAACAACCCCAGCGGCGTCACCCTGGCGGCCGGCCGCCGGCAGCGGATCGTCGACATCTGCGCCGACGCGAACATCCTCATCCTCGAAGACAATCCGTACGGCATGCTGCGCTTTGACGGCCGGCCGCTGACGCCGCTGCGCGCCGGAAATCCGCACGACGTCCTGTATTTGGGCTCGTTCTCGAAGATCTTTGCGCCCGGCGTGCGCGTGGGTTGGGCACTGGTTCCCAAACACCTGCACCGCCGCTTTTACCTGGCCTGCGAAGCCGTGGTCCTCTGCCCGTCGCCGCTGACCCAAATGCTGGTCTCCGCTTACCTGCGGGACTATGACTGGATGCAGCACATCCGGAACTCGCGGGTACTGTATGCGGCTCGCTGCGCCGCCATGCTTTCGGCACTGTCAGAGCACCTGCCCGACGGCGTGAACTGGACGGTGCCCGACGGCGGGTTCTTCGTGTGGCTCAGCCTTCCGGAGGGCGTGGACACCTATCCCCTGCTGTACGAGGCCATCGACGCCGGCGTGGTCTTCATTCCGGGCGCTGCCTTCACCCCGTCGGATGAGCCCTCCAACAAGCTGCGCCTGGCGTTCAGCGCCGTGTCCGAGGAGGACATCCGTGAAGGAGTGCGGCGGCTGGCCCCGGTGCTGCGCCGGGCGCTGGATGCCGCTGCCGGTTAG
- a CDS encoding dihydrolipoamide acetyltransferase family protein — MTERTFHLPDVGEGLTEADIVEWKVKAGDTVAVNDVIVEIETAKSLVELPSPYAGTVSALLVQEGQTVDVGSPIISVTAGSPADDGGQQPGAPMTPAPVPAAAHDDEQPSASLTGTGPKADAVKRRPRVSRPAATPAEPAAATANPAEATPSAPLSETAGVPAPPSSQPAGQDPRPQSVASAGAAVQDTLSRLIQRVLAKPPVRKAAKDLGINLADVPATGASGEVTKQDLISYQAQRDSEQDSADTFWAGAQQPRDQRIERVPVKGVRRATAKAMVESAFTAPHVSIFVDVDASRTMEFVKRLKASRDFEGIKVSPLLILAKAVIWAAARNPSVNATWGGEEILVKHFMNLGIAAATPRGLMVPNIKDAQDLSLKELAVALNALATTARAGKTPPADMRGGTLTITNIGALGIDTGTPIINPGEVAIVAFGTIKQKPWVLDGEVIPRWITTLGGSFDHRVVDGDLSARFMADVASILEEPALLLD, encoded by the coding sequence ATGACTGAGAGAACGTTCCACCTTCCCGACGTTGGAGAAGGCCTGACCGAGGCTGACATTGTCGAGTGGAAGGTCAAGGCCGGAGACACGGTTGCCGTCAACGATGTGATCGTTGAGATTGAAACCGCCAAGTCGCTGGTGGAGCTGCCCTCGCCCTACGCCGGCACGGTCTCGGCACTGTTGGTGCAGGAAGGCCAGACCGTCGACGTCGGATCGCCGATCATCAGCGTCACTGCCGGTTCCCCGGCGGACGACGGCGGCCAACAGCCGGGTGCTCCGATGACTCCGGCGCCCGTTCCGGCGGCAGCGCACGACGACGAGCAGCCCAGCGCCTCGCTCACCGGCACCGGTCCCAAGGCCGACGCCGTGAAGCGCCGGCCGCGGGTCAGCCGGCCTGCCGCCACCCCCGCTGAGCCTGCCGCGGCCACTGCAAACCCGGCCGAGGCCACGCCCTCCGCTCCCTTGAGTGAAACCGCCGGCGTGCCCGCGCCGCCCTCCTCGCAGCCGGCAGGCCAAGATCCCCGCCCGCAGAGCGTCGCCTCTGCCGGCGCCGCCGTGCAGGATACCCTCAGCCGCCTGATCCAGCGGGTGCTGGCGAAGCCGCCGGTGCGCAAGGCGGCGAAGGACCTGGGCATCAACCTCGCCGACGTCCCGGCAACCGGTGCCAGCGGCGAAGTGACCAAGCAGGACCTGATCAGCTATCAGGCACAGCGTGATTCCGAGCAGGACTCGGCCGACACCTTCTGGGCCGGGGCCCAGCAGCCACGGGATCAGCGGATTGAGCGCGTTCCGGTGAAGGGGGTGCGTCGGGCCACCGCCAAGGCGATGGTCGAAAGCGCGTTTACCGCTCCGCACGTGAGTATTTTCGTGGACGTGGATGCCTCCCGCACCATGGAATTCGTGAAGCGGCTGAAAGCCTCGCGCGATTTCGAAGGAATCAAGGTTTCCCCGCTGCTGATCCTGGCCAAGGCGGTCATCTGGGCGGCGGCCCGCAACCCCTCGGTCAACGCGACCTGGGGGGGCGAGGAGATCCTGGTCAAGCACTTCATGAACCTCGGCATCGCTGCAGCCACGCCGCGCGGCTTGATGGTGCCGAACATCAAGGATGCCCAGGACCTGTCCCTGAAGGAACTGGCAGTGGCGCTCAACGCCCTGGCGACCACCGCACGCGCCGGCAAGACGCCGCCTGCCGACATGCGGGGCGGCACCCTGACCATCACCAACATCGGCGCGCTCGGCATTGACACCGGAACGCCGATCATCAACCCCGGGGAAGTCGCGATCGTGGCCTTTGGCACGATCAAGCAAAAGCCCTGGGTGCTCGACGGCGAAGTCATCCCGCGCTGGATAACCACGCTGGGCGGCTCGTTCGACCACCGCGTGGTGGACGGTGATCTTTCGGCACGGTTCATGGCCGACGTCGCCTCGATCCTCGAGGAACCGGCGCTGCTGCTGGACTAA
- a CDS encoding transketolase C-terminal domain-containing protein, whose product MSTMTMAKAINAGLRAGLAANPKSLLMGEDIGDLGGVYRVTEGLKADFGASRVMDTPLAESGIIGTAIGLALRGYRPVCEIQFDGFVFPGFNQITTQLAKMHSRSEGALSAPVVIRIPYGGGIGSIEHHSESPEALFAHTAGLRILTPSNPQDAYWMIQQAMTCQDPVIVFEPKRRYWLKGDVDTEQPTGDPFAAHVLRKGTDATIVTYGPLVPVALAAAKAAEEDGRSVEVVDLRSISPIDFDTVTESVRKTGRLIVTHEAPTFGGIGGEIAARVTERAFLSLEAPVIRVGGFHMPYPVAKVEEHYLPDIDKLMDALDRSFAF is encoded by the coding sequence ATGAGCACCATGACCATGGCCAAGGCCATCAACGCCGGGCTGCGCGCCGGTCTCGCGGCCAACCCAAAGTCCCTGCTCATGGGCGAAGACATTGGCGACCTCGGAGGCGTGTACCGCGTCACCGAAGGGCTGAAGGCGGATTTCGGCGCCAGCAGGGTCATGGACACGCCGTTGGCGGAATCGGGCATCATCGGCACCGCCATCGGACTCGCGCTGCGCGGCTACCGACCGGTCTGTGAAATCCAGTTCGACGGGTTCGTCTTCCCGGGGTTCAACCAGATCACCACCCAGTTGGCCAAGATGCACTCGCGCAGCGAAGGCGCCCTCAGTGCCCCGGTGGTCATCCGCATTCCCTACGGCGGCGGAATCGGTTCCATTGAACACCACTCCGAATCCCCCGAAGCACTGTTTGCGCACACTGCGGGACTGCGCATCCTGACGCCGTCGAACCCGCAGGACGCCTACTGGATGATTCAGCAGGCCATGACGTGCCAGGATCCGGTGATCGTTTTCGAACCGAAGCGGCGCTACTGGCTCAAGGGCGACGTGGACACCGAACAGCCCACCGGAGACCCCTTCGCTGCCCATGTGCTGCGGAAGGGAACCGACGCCACAATCGTGACCTACGGACCGCTGGTGCCGGTGGCCCTGGCCGCCGCGAAGGCCGCCGAGGAAGACGGGCGGAGCGTCGAAGTGGTGGACCTGCGCTCGATTTCCCCCATCGACTTCGACACCGTAACGGAGTCGGTCCGCAAGACCGGCCGGCTGATTGTGACCCACGAGGCCCCCACCTTCGGCGGCATCGGCGGCGAGATTGCAGCCCGCGTCACCGAGCGCGCGTTCCTGTCGCTGGAGGCGCCGGTCATCCGCGTCGGCGGGTTCCACATGCCCTATCCCGTGGCCAAGGTCGAAGAGCACTACCTGCCGGACATCGACAAACTGATGGATGCCCTGGACCGCTCCTTCGCCTTTTAG
- the pdhA gene encoding pyruvate dehydrogenase (acetyl-transferring) E1 component subunit alpha, which produces MVQLLTPEGEWLDDSSYGAYAAELGAEELRGLYRDMFTIRRFDQEATALQRQGELVMWVPMTGQEGAQIGSGRALQPQDYVFPTYREHGVALTRGLELSHLLRRFRGISHGGWNPSEANFHLYTLVLAAQVPHAVGYAMGMARDQAAEPQLPEAATVAYFGDGASSEGDVHEAMVFAASYDAPVVFFCQNNHWAISVPTEVQSRIPLANRAKGYGFPGIRVDGNDVVAVHAVTRWALEHARSGKGPVLIEAFTYRMSAHTTADDPTKYRLSADEEAWVSRDPLTRLEKHLRAAGLADDAFFDTLAKDGQAMADKLREDVLAMQAPGFEDAFTDVYAEAHPLIQEELDFHRRYEAGFADSQEPTA; this is translated from the coding sequence ATGGTGCAGCTGCTGACCCCCGAAGGGGAGTGGCTGGACGACAGCAGCTACGGCGCCTATGCCGCCGAGCTGGGCGCTGAGGAGCTGCGCGGGCTGTATCGGGACATGTTCACGATTCGCCGCTTTGACCAGGAAGCCACGGCGCTCCAGCGGCAGGGCGAACTCGTGATGTGGGTGCCCATGACCGGGCAGGAAGGTGCGCAGATCGGATCGGGCCGCGCTCTGCAGCCCCAGGACTATGTGTTCCCGACCTACCGCGAGCACGGCGTCGCGCTGACCCGCGGCCTGGAACTGTCCCACCTGCTGCGCCGTTTCCGCGGTATTTCGCACGGCGGCTGGAACCCCAGCGAGGCCAATTTCCACCTCTACACCCTGGTCCTGGCCGCACAGGTGCCGCACGCCGTCGGCTACGCGATGGGAATGGCCCGGGACCAGGCAGCGGAACCGCAGCTCCCCGAGGCAGCCACAGTGGCCTACTTCGGTGACGGCGCCAGCTCCGAGGGCGATGTCCATGAGGCCATGGTCTTCGCCGCCTCGTATGACGCCCCTGTCGTCTTCTTCTGCCAGAACAACCACTGGGCCATCTCGGTGCCCACTGAAGTGCAGTCCAGGATTCCGCTCGCCAACCGCGCCAAGGGCTACGGTTTCCCCGGCATCCGCGTGGACGGCAACGACGTCGTCGCTGTCCACGCGGTGACCCGCTGGGCGCTGGAACACGCCCGCTCCGGAAAGGGGCCGGTGCTGATCGAGGCCTTCACCTACCGGATGAGCGCCCACACGACCGCCGATGACCCCACCAAGTACCGTCTCAGCGCCGATGAGGAAGCCTGGGTTTCGCGCGATCCGCTGACCAGGCTGGAGAAACACCTGCGCGCGGCGGGCCTTGCCGATGATGCCTTCTTCGACACGCTGGCCAAGGACGGACAGGCGATGGCCGACAAGCTCCGCGAGGACGTCCTGGCCATGCAGGCACCCGGATTCGAAGACGCCTTCACCGATGTGTATGCCGAAGCGCACCCGCTGATCCAGGAGGAACTGGACTTCCACCGCCGGTACGAGGCCGGCTTCGCCGACTCCCAGGAGCCCACCGCATGA
- a CDS encoding histidinol-phosphate transaminase, giving the protein MTTTENDTNAADVPAPEIRPRSVMGALPRYTAGKPPAVIDGLESYKLSSNENPFPPLPVVLEAISGRQDINRYPDPLSTALRTELASFLDVPADDIVTGGGSLGALNQLLASFAGQDENGVQDQVIYPWRSFEAYPISVGLSGAESVQVPLREDGTHDLEAMAAAVTPRTRVVLLCTPNNPTGPALTARQVEDFLSKVPSDVIVVIDEAYEDFVRDPEAVNGIDMYRRHPNVVVLRTFSKGAGLAGLRVGYSVSHPPITQYLRVAAVPFAVSQLAETAAVTSLRHHGELVERIQELVKERARVVNGLRALGWRIPDAQGNFVWLALGDNTPEFAALAEQRAIAVRAFGTEGVRVTVGEEEANTRFLDLCATYTKGPRVS; this is encoded by the coding sequence ATGACGACTACCGAGAATGACACCAACGCAGCTGACGTTCCGGCCCCGGAGATCCGTCCCCGCAGCGTAATGGGTGCATTGCCCCGCTACACGGCCGGAAAGCCGCCCGCCGTCATCGACGGACTGGAAAGTTACAAGCTCTCCTCCAACGAAAACCCCTTTCCTCCGCTTCCGGTGGTCCTGGAGGCGATCAGCGGCCGGCAGGACATTAACCGCTACCCGGATCCGCTCTCCACCGCTCTGCGCACCGAGCTGGCCTCTTTCCTGGACGTCCCGGCTGATGACATCGTCACCGGCGGCGGAAGCCTTGGCGCACTGAACCAGCTGCTGGCCTCCTTCGCCGGCCAAGACGAAAACGGCGTGCAGGACCAGGTCATCTACCCGTGGCGTTCCTTTGAGGCGTATCCCATCAGCGTGGGGCTGTCCGGTGCCGAGAGCGTCCAAGTGCCGCTCCGGGAGGACGGCACGCATGATCTCGAGGCGATGGCCGCCGCCGTCACTCCGCGGACCCGCGTGGTCCTGCTTTGCACTCCCAACAACCCCACCGGTCCGGCACTGACCGCCCGCCAGGTGGAGGATTTCCTGTCCAAGGTGCCTTCCGACGTGATTGTCGTGATCGATGAAGCCTACGAAGACTTTGTCCGCGACCCCGAGGCGGTGAACGGCATTGACATGTACCGCCGGCACCCCAACGTGGTGGTGCTGCGGACCTTCTCGAAGGGGGCGGGACTGGCCGGACTTCGGGTCGGGTACTCTGTCTCACACCCGCCGATCACGCAATACCTGCGGGTGGCTGCCGTGCCGTTTGCCGTCTCCCAGCTCGCCGAAACCGCAGCAGTCACGTCGCTGCGGCACCACGGGGAACTTGTGGAAAGAATACAAGAACTGGTGAAAGAGCGGGCACGCGTGGTCAACGGGCTCAGGGCGCTCGGGTGGCGGATTCCGGACGCGCAGGGAAACTTTGTCTGGCTGGCACTCGGCGACAATACCCCCGAGTTTGCAGCGTTGGCGGAGCAGAGGGCCATCGCCGTCCGGGCTTTCGGCACCGAAGGGGTTCGGGTCACCGTCGGTGAGGAGGAAGCCAATACGCGATTCTTGGATCTCTGTGCGACCTATACAAAGGGACCACGCGTTTCCTAG
- a CDS encoding phage holin family protein, which yields MRFLIRILINALAVWVAGLLLPGIAVIETGGALTGDPTVDLVLAYLFIGLLFGLVNALIRPVVKLLSLPLTILTLGLFTIVINAGMLMLTSWLSSYTPVELAVDSFFWTGILASIIVSVVSLVAGSLTGTRR from the coding sequence ATGCGCTTTCTGATTCGGATCCTCATCAACGCCCTGGCAGTGTGGGTGGCAGGCCTGCTGCTGCCCGGCATCGCGGTCATCGAAACCGGCGGCGCCCTGACCGGCGATCCCACTGTCGATCTGGTGCTCGCCTACCTTTTCATCGGGTTGCTCTTCGGCCTCGTCAATGCCCTGATCCGTCCGGTCGTCAAGCTGCTGTCGCTGCCGCTGACCATCCTGACCCTGGGCCTCTTCACGATCGTCATCAATGCGGGGATGCTCATGCTCACCTCCTGGCTGAGCAGCTATACGCCGGTGGAACTGGCAGTGGACTCCTTCTTCTGGACGGGCATCCTGGCCTCGATCATTGTCAGCGTGGTGTCCCTGGTGGCGGGCTCACTGACCGGGACCCGCCGGTAA
- a CDS encoding YbhB/YbcL family Raf kinase inhibitor-like protein — protein MAATMTEPRDPFADLPGVAEFSVTSADVDDGGEWPVPQRSGILGAGGADVSPQLSWSGAPEGTKSYAVTVYDPKAPTGSGFWHWAVADIPAAVNELETGAGSPTGAGLPDGAWQLANDLSLKQFLGAAPPPGNGLHTYYIAVHALDVESLGLPENATPAFLAFNLYGHTLGRGVLTATFEQ, from the coding sequence ATGGCAGCAACAATGACCGAACCGCGTGATCCCTTTGCCGATCTCCCGGGGGTTGCGGAATTCTCCGTGACGTCCGCCGATGTCGACGACGGCGGAGAATGGCCGGTTCCTCAGCGCAGCGGCATCCTCGGCGCCGGAGGCGCTGATGTCTCGCCCCAATTGTCGTGGAGCGGAGCCCCGGAGGGCACCAAGAGCTACGCCGTCACGGTCTACGACCCCAAAGCGCCGACGGGATCCGGGTTTTGGCACTGGGCCGTGGCCGACATCCCCGCCGCGGTTAACGAGTTGGAGACCGGTGCCGGCTCGCCAACGGGAGCCGGCCTGCCCGACGGCGCCTGGCAACTGGCCAACGATCTCTCCCTCAAGCAGTTCCTGGGTGCCGCTCCTCCTCCCGGAAACGGACTGCACACGTACTACATAGCGGTTCATGCACTGGATGTGGAATCGCTCGGACTCCCCGAGAACGCCACCCCGGCCTTCTTGGCGTTCAACCTGTACGGCCACACGCTCGGCAGGGGAGTGCTCACCGCCACCTTCGAGCAGTAG
- a CDS encoding GMC family oxidoreductase, whose amino-acid sequence MAKIEFDDKSAVVVIGTGAGGGTVLYELTKSGVPVVALEAGGHILNEDYVNNEWEAFNQMAWLDPRTTSGSWRVARDFPNLPAWIVKAVGGSTTHWSGATPRFKAHEFTARSTYGRIEGANLEDWPISLADLEPYYDAAEKKMGSTHRHGRPALPANNNYKVFANGAEKIGYRHYATGPYATNAEPYDGRPASIQDGFNFQGDKNKSKWSTLVSEIPKAEKTGLLDLRPNSQAVQITVDAFGKADGVIYIDADGQVQRQLARAVCVAGNAIETPRLLLMSADSRHPDGLSNYSGQVGRNYMRHTTGSVYARFDQPVRMYRGETMAGIIADESRHDTGRGFSGGYYMETLSLGPAFLASFVDPGTWGPTFAHVMAEYLNTAGMWIVGEDMPQESNRITLNSAVTDPLGLPVPNVHFDDHPNDVAMREHAYQQADLLYSAVGSDDTTHTPPYPSTHNLGTARMSSRPEDGVVNAFGQSHEISNLFVSDGSVFTTGAAANPTLTIVALATRQAEYIVDQMHQQFI is encoded by the coding sequence GTGGCCAAGATCGAGTTTGACGACAAATCTGCAGTGGTGGTTATCGGCACCGGCGCGGGCGGGGGCACGGTCCTGTATGAGCTGACGAAGTCCGGGGTGCCGGTGGTGGCGTTGGAGGCCGGCGGCCACATCCTCAACGAGGACTACGTCAACAATGAATGGGAGGCCTTCAACCAGATGGCCTGGCTGGATCCCCGGACCACCAGCGGCAGCTGGCGGGTGGCCCGCGACTTCCCAAACCTTCCGGCCTGGATCGTCAAGGCAGTGGGCGGCAGCACCACGCACTGGTCCGGCGCCACACCGCGGTTCAAGGCTCACGAGTTCACGGCACGCTCCACCTACGGCCGGATCGAGGGGGCCAACCTCGAAGACTGGCCGATATCCCTGGCGGATCTTGAGCCGTACTATGACGCGGCCGAGAAAAAGATGGGCAGCACGCACCGCCATGGGCGGCCGGCCCTTCCGGCCAACAACAACTACAAGGTCTTTGCCAACGGCGCCGAGAAGATCGGGTACCGGCATTACGCCACCGGCCCCTACGCCACCAATGCCGAACCCTACGACGGCCGGCCCGCCAGCATCCAGGACGGCTTCAACTTCCAGGGAGACAAAAACAAGTCCAAGTGGTCCACCCTGGTGAGCGAGATCCCCAAGGCGGAAAAAACCGGGCTGCTGGACCTGCGGCCGAACTCGCAGGCCGTGCAGATCACCGTGGATGCGTTCGGAAAGGCGGACGGGGTCATCTACATCGACGCCGACGGCCAGGTGCAGCGCCAGCTGGCCCGGGCCGTGTGCGTGGCCGGCAACGCCATCGAAACGCCGCGGCTGCTGCTCATGTCCGCCGATTCCAGGCATCCGGACGGCCTCAGCAACTATTCCGGCCAGGTCGGGCGCAACTACATGCGCCACACCACCGGATCCGTCTACGCACGCTTCGACCAGCCGGTCCGGATGTACCGCGGAGAGACCATGGCCGGGATCATCGCGGATGAATCACGGCATGACACCGGCCGGGGTTTCTCCGGCGGCTACTACATGGAAACGCTCTCCCTCGGGCCGGCCTTCCTCGCCAGCTTCGTGGATCCGGGTACCTGGGGACCGACGTTTGCCCATGTGATGGCGGAGTACCTGAACACCGCCGGAATGTGGATTGTTGGGGAGGACATGCCGCAGGAATCCAACCGGATCACACTGAACAGTGCGGTCACGGATCCGCTCGGGCTGCCGGTCCCCAACGTGCATTTCGACGACCATCCCAATGACGTGGCCATGCGGGAACACGCCTACCAGCAGGCGGACCTGCTGTACTCGGCCGTCGGCTCGGATGACACCACGCACACCCCGCCGTACCCCTCGACCCACAACCTCGGCACGGCCCGAATGAGCTCACGCCCCGAGGACGGCGTGGTCAATGCCTTCGGGCAGTCCCATGAAATCAGCAATCTCTTTGTCTCGGACGGTTCCGTGTTCACCACCGGCGCGGCGGCCAATCCGACCCTGACGATCGTTGCCCTGGCGACACGGCAGGCGGAATACATCGTCGACCAAATGCACCAGCAATTCATTTAG